The DNA sequence CGGCCTGCACGTCGTTCGACGCTTTCTTCACTGCGGCGGTCGCATCTTCCTGCATGTCCTTGCCAGCAGCCATCATCAGTTCGACGGTATCCATCTGAACCTTCTTCGCGATTTCGGCGAAGGCGGCCATATGCTCGGCGGCGGATTCGGCAGAAGCCGATGCGAAATCGGACATCGCCTTGGCGTAGTCGGCAGGCTCTGCCTTCGCCTTGGACATCTCGGTCATCTTGGCGATGGTGTCCTTGGTCCACTTCGAAGAAACCTCGGTGGATTTCTCGACAGCGTCCAGCGCCACGCCGGACAGTTTCTCGTTTAGGCTTGCGCTGGTTTTGAACGCATCTTCCATCGCGGCGGTGTCGACCGGGAAAGAGCCCATGACGTCTTTGAACATCGCGGTCATATCAGGTGTCTTGGTCATCTGTGTATATCCTTCAGGTTACTCTGTTTACTTCAACGGGATGATCCCGCCTTCCGCGTCCAGTGGTGAACCCAGCTTTCCGCGTCTGCCCAAATTATATACATGCTGCGTCGCAGCATTTCAAGGCTTATTCTGCAATGCAGCATAAATCTTTGCTCATGCAGAAAACACCATCCAGATCAGTGGTTTGCTTTCCTCGCCACATAGTCTCCCGGCGCATCGCACAGAATTTTCCGGCCCCCGTCGCCCGGTTTTCGCGCGTCAATCTTGGTTCCTGACCGCTTTCTCAGCCACTTTTCCCACCGCGGCCACCAGGATCCCTCGTGGAACTTCGCCTCTTCCAGCCAGCGTTCGTGATCCCCTTCGAGCGAGGGATTGACGTAATGACCGTACTTCTGCTTGGACGGCGGGTTCACGATGCCGGCGATATGGCCCGATTGCGTCATGATGAACGTCCGGTCGGTGGATCCCATCTGCTGCACGCCGCGATAGCTGTCCTTCCAGGGGGCGATGTGGTCGGTCTCGCAGGCCACGGCGCACAGCGGCACGTCGACATCGGCCAGCTTCAGCGTATGGTCCAGAATGTCATATCCGCCCTCGGCCAGTTCATTGCGCTGACACAGACCTCGCAGGTACTGCATCGCCATTTTCGCGGGCAGGTTCGCCCCGTCCCCGTTCCAGTAAAGCAGATCGAAGGCCGGGGGCGTCTCGCCCATGATGTAGTGTTTTACGGCCGGGCCATAAACCAGGTCGTTAGATCGCAGGAAGGAAAAGGTGCGCGCCATGATCACCGATGGCAGGATCCCC is a window from the Sulfitobacter sp. THAF37 genome containing:
- a CDS encoding phasin family protein is translated as MTKTPDMTAMFKDVMGSFPVDTAAMEDAFKTSASLNEKLSGVALDAVEKSTEVSSKWTKDTIAKMTEMSKAKAEPADYAKAMSDFASASAESAAEHMAAFAEIAKKVQMDTVELMMAAGKDMQEDATAAVKKASNDVQAATKKATAK